The following DNA comes from Flavisolibacter ginsenosidimutans.
CGAACCAACCGAACCAAAGCAGTCCCGTACCAATTAATATGTACGGAATGTTGGCAGGCTTGTGTGCAATGTTTTCTATGTGCGCCTTTCTGCGTTTTAAAACCAAGGCGCCCGCCAAAGCAGCACAACCGGCAGAAATGTGAACCACCGTGCCGCCGGCAAAATCAAGCGCACCCATTTTAGCCAAGAAGCCATCCGGATGCCAGCTCCAATGCGCAAGGGGTGCATAAACCAACAAGCTGAACAAAACAGTGAACAAAACATACGCAACGAAGCGCATACGTTCGGCGATGGCACCCACAACCAGACCCGGAGTAATGATGGCAAACATTAATTGAAAAGCAGCGAACAAAGATTTGGGAATGGTAGGCGCACCAACCCAAGGTTCACCCGAAGCAACGCCCTTAAAAAACAAATGTGTTTTGGGGCTTCCAATAAAACCAAGACCAGCAATCTTTACGCTTTCACCAAAGCAAAGACTGTAACCCACAACCACCCAAAGCACACCCACCACACCGGCAGCTACCACGCTCTTCATCATGGTTGAAAGGATGTTTTTGCGATGCACCATGCCACCGTAAAAGAAGGCCAATCCCGGCGTCATTAAAAAAACCAGCGCCGCCGCAACGATGATCCAGGCAATGTCGGCAGGTACATATTTACCCGCGTCAAAATTGGGCAACGTGGGCACGAAAAGCGATGCTACCGCAATGGCTACCAACACGACAAAGGGTGCTGCTGATTTTAGTGTGATTTTGTTCATTGCTTATTGTTTTAATTGACGAATAAATTTTTTAGAATTGGTAAACTGCTGCGAAGAGAACATTCGCCGACCATTTTACCGGCTTGGCGCTTGCGTCTGTAAAAAGTGTTTGGCTTGCTTTGTCCAGTCTGAATTCAGGAATGAATGTGAAATTGTCTGCACGAATGTTGGCCGAAAGCGTAGAAGCAAAGATGCTTCCGCCTTTCGGCTGCGAACCAAACATTTTTAATTGCTTGTCGTCGTTGAAGTATTCCTCACGCAGCGTTAATCCGAAAGTTTTGGATGGGTCGAAATTGACATACAAGGCTGACCCCCACCAGCTTTTGGCTTCGTCGTATTTGTCCTTGCCAAAGTAAAGTGTGGTGCGGTTCAGCGTACCGTTATAGCCCAGGCTAAACTTGCTGCTCAATTTGCTCGTCAGTACCAAGTCATATTGATGAGTCTTTGAAGAATCTATGTTCTGCCCTCCTACAAAGTTGATGTAGGCTTTAAATAAGTCGCTTGGCGCATAGCTATACTGGGCAAGAAAGGTTTTATGGTTTAGCACACCGTCCGGTACGTATTTATAATCAGTTGGATTGGCAATGCCCACCATAAAACCGCTTGTTCCGTAAGAAGCTTCAGCCTTTACACCGGTATGAAAGAACGGTCCGTTGGTAAACATATAGGACATGCTGTAATTGCGATTGGCGTATGCATCTACCAGTTCGTAACCCACATGAGTAGCCCAGCTTCCCGCAGTTAGTTTGAGCCAATTGTTAAGGGAATAACTTATATAAAGCTGCTTAACAGCCTGCAAAATGCCTGCGTCATTGTAAGAAAACTCCTGCGCCCTTTTGCCAAAGCCTAAATCAGCCACCAATTCTACCTTGGTTGATTTGTAGTCAAGCTTTACGCTAGCCATGCCCAATTCAAAAGTGTTATGGGAGTTGGTAAAAGAAGTCAGGTTATTAGCCTTAGACTTTCCGAAGTCGTATTTATAGTACAGGTCGGCGGAACCCGTAACGGATAAAGACGAGGCCGGTTTGGTAGAATCCTGCGCAAACGCGTTGTTAAGTAACGAGATGGCCATACCCGACAGAATTAGATTTCGTAACATTGCAATTGCATTTTGATGTTAATAAGAAAAGGTATTGCACGGCCGAAGCTTGTTCCAGAAGCTTTCGTCGCAAGCAATACCTTTTTAATTCGTTAGTGGTCGTTCAGGATAAAGAATTCTTCGTATTTCGATTAACTAACCCTTACTTGATCAAGTATTTCCTAAATCGTATTTGGACTATTCTTTCGTAAAAATATAGGATAAAAATAAAAAACTATCCTGTTCTGTTATATTTTTTGATTTTTTCTGTAATTAGTCAAATTTAATAGCCTTAATCAACTGAATAAGTCAAAAATTTTAAACTATTTTGAAAATTTATATACATAGTAATTAAACTAATATGAAAGTTTTAAACAGGGTTATCCGATTCGCATAGGAGCGGTTTATAGACTCATGAAAGAAAATTTGAATTATGAAGATTGCCCGTATTGACTAGTAGCAGAAGAGCCCAAGCCCTGATTTTAAAGATTAGTCAGGCTATGAAGAATGTCGCCCAATATATCGTCCCTGTTTTCCAATCCTACAGAAATCCGGATCAGCCCCGGCGTAATGCCGACCGTTTGTTGCTCTTCTTCGGTAAGTTTTGCGTGAGTTGTACTGGCCGGATGGGAGGCAATGCTACGCGTATCGCCAAGATTTGCTGTAAGAGAAAGGATTGTAAGATTGTTTAGAAACTTTCGCCCGGCTTCCACTCCTCCTTTCAGTTCAAAACAAACAAGGCCACCACCGTCGCTCATTTGCTTTTTGGCAATTTCGTGCTGCGGATGAGAAGGCAGAAACGGGTATTTCACCCAGTTTATTTGCGGATTTCCTTCAAGCGACCGGGCGATAAAATGGGCGCTGGAGGCGTGCCGTTGCATTCGAACTTCCAAGGTTTCAAGGCTTCTGCTCAAAAGCCAGGCATTGAACGGGGAGAGAGCCGGACCGGTACTGCGTGCAAACAGGTAAATCTCTCTAATCAGATCTTTTCTTCCAACAACCACGCCGCCGAGTACTCTCCCCTGTCCGTCGAGCCATTTTGTAGCCGAATGCACAACGAGGTCTGCCCCAAAGGCAACAGGCTGTTGGGTGACGGGAGTGGCAAAACAGTTGTCAACATTCAGAATGAGATTGTGTTTTTTAGCCAATGCCGAAATCGCTTCCAAATCAATAATATCAAGACCTGGATTGGTTGGCGTTTCCACGTAAATCATCCTGGTATTTGGCCGGATAAAGCTTTCCCAGGTTTCAGGCTTGTTGGCTTGAAAATAACTGTGTTCAATGCCGTATTTGGGGAGATATTTGGTAATAACCGTGTGCGTGCTGCCAAAAATAGCGCTGCATGAAAGCAAGTGATCGCCCTGTTTTAAAAGTGCCATGAACGAGGCAAAAACAGCGCTCATGCCCGATGCTGTTGCGTAACCTGCTTCAGCGCCTTCCAAAATGCACACCCTGTCAATAAACTCTTGCACGTTGGGATTACTGAAACGGCTATAAATATTGTCATCATTTTCATCGGCAAATGCAGCCCGCATTTCTTCGGCATTGTCAAAGCAAAAACTACTGGTTAAAAAAAGCGGCGACGAGTGTTCCATTTCGTTCGTACGGTCAACCTGTTTGCGTATGGCTTGGGTAATGCGGTGTTGAGACATGTAATTTGTTTTAGTAGAAATTGATGCGAAGTAAAATTCAAAAGTAAAAAGGAAACGTTGACAATGACCGAAACCTTTCTATCTCCTTCCACTTCAGGTCTTCTATCCATTGCTGATATTTTACAAAATTGAATTCACGCATGTTTCTATTTTCGCAGCCACAATTTTTAAATGAAACACTTCCACTACCAACGTGAATTTGAAACCGAGACTGGTGCTGTTCTCCCCAAATTAACCGTTGCATATCAAACATACGGGCACTTGAACGATGCGAAGAATAACGTGGTCTGGATCTGTCACGCACTAACAGCAAATGCAAACGTTGTTGAATGGTGGCCGGGTGTTGTGGGCGAGAATTGTGTCATTGATCCTTCCAAATATTTTATCGTATGTGCCAACATCCTTGGCTCCTGCTACGGCAGCACAGGGCCGTTAAGCATCAATCCAAAGACCGGCGAACCCTATTATCATCAATTTCCTATGATAACCATCCGTGACATGGTGAAAGCACACGGCTTGTTGCGGGATCATCTTCAAATCCAAAACATTTACCTGCTTATTGGCGGCAGCATGGGCGGTTACCAAGCGTTGGAATGGTGCCTGACTGAACCCGAACGGATCGAGAATATGTTTTTGATTGCCACGTCTGCAAGAGAAACCGCCTGGGGCATCGCCATTCACACCGCGCAGCGGTTAGCGATCGAAGCAGATTGTACCTGGAATAATTCCTCACCTGAAGCCGGCAGCAACGGATTGAAAACGGCCCGCGCCATCGGCATGTTAACCTATCGCAATTACAACACGTTCAAACTCACGCAAACCGATACAGATAACAACAAGACCGACCATTTCAAAGCCTCTTCCTATATTATTCACCAGGGAAATAAATTGGTGAAACGTTTCAACGCGTTTAGTTACTGGTTTCTGACCAAAGCACTTGATAGCCATAACCTCGCCAGAGGACGAAGCGATTCCCTGGAAGAAGTATTAAAAAACATTCGTCAAAAAACCTTGCTGATTGGCGTCCGCTCAGATTTGCTTTGTCCTCTGGCCGAGCTCGAGTTTCTTGCACAGCACCTGCCCGAGAACCGTTTTCACGTGATTGACTCCGTCTTTGGGCATGATGGATTTTTAACCGAATATGCCCAAATAGCAAGGCTTCTAAGCGATTGGCTACAATAGATGGGCGTCATATTTTACGCCAATTTTTTTTGAAGAAATCCTCTGCAATTACGAGCAAGGACTAATTTTTTCCTATTTTCAAATCCGTTGCTTGCTATTTGCTTTTACTAGACTATTCAAACAATCGTCATCTATGGCAAGCAACAGCGGATTATACTCTCCCCTTTTTGAGCACGATGCGTGCGGCATTGGTTTCGTAGCCAACATCAAAAGCTACAAATCGCACCAGATTGTTTCCGATGCACTGACCATCCTGGAGAACATGGAGCACCGCGGTGCTTGCGGTTGCGAAAACAATACCGGCGATGGCGCAGGTATTATGATTCAAATGCCGCACGAGTTCTTTTTTGACGAATGCGTGAAACTTGGCGTGCATCTTCCTTCGTTTAAAAAATACGGCGTGGGTGTGCTGTTCTTTCCAAAAGACATTCGCCTGAAAGAAGAATGCCGCAGTGTTTTTAACCGTTGCGCGGAGAAACTCGGCATAGAGGTTTTGGCTTACCGAAAAGTGCCGGTTAATCCCGACAACATCGGCAACAGTGCTTTATCCGTTGAACCTGAAATTGAACACGTATTTGTTGCCTGCCCCGATCACATCACTAATCCAGACGATTTTGAACGCAAACTTTTCCTCTTAAGAAATTATGCAAGCCACACAGTGGCTGATACGGTAAAGAAAGACAGCATTGGTTTTTACATCGCATCCATGTCGTACAAAACCGTTGTGTATAAAGGACAATTAACCAGCGGACAACTTCGCGGTTATTTTCCCGATTTAAGCAACAAACGTTTGGTGTCTGCCTTCGGCTTGGTGCATTCACGCTTCGCAACAAATACCTTCCCTTCGTGGAAGCTAGCGCAGCCTTTCCGTTACATTGCGCACAACGGCGAAATCAACACACTGCAAGGAAATTTAAACTGGCTGAAGACGAGCGAGAAGAATTTTACGTCGCCTTATTTTACCAAAGAAGAAATAGAATTACTTACACCCATCATCACCGCAGGACAATCCGATTCGGCTTGTTTGGATAACATGATTGAACTGCTCACGCTTTGCGGCCGTTCGCTGCCGCACGTGATGATGATGCTGATACCCGAAGCCTGGGACGACAACGATTTGATGGATCCCGTTAAGAAAGCTTTCTACGAGTTTCATGCTTCGTTCATGGAACCTTGGGATGGCCCTGCTTCGATTTCGTTTACCGACGGCAGAATCATCGGCGCGACGCTCGACCGCAACGGCCTTCGTCCTTCGCGCTATTGCGTAACAACGGATGACAGAGTCATCATGGCTTCAGAAACAGGCGCCTTGCCCGTTGACCCCAAACTGGTAAAAGAATACGGACGTTTGCAACCTGGCAAAATGTTCGTGGTTGATCTGGAAGAAGGCCGCATCATTTCCGACGAAGAATTGAAACAAACCATCTGTTCGCAGAAGCCTTACGGGGATTGGCTGAACAAATACAAAATTCGTTTGGAAGAACTGCCCAATCCAAGGGTTACGTTTACCGATTTGGAACACGAGCAGGTATTTAAATACCAAAAAGCTTTTGGCTATACAAAAGAAGACGTAGAGAACATCATTGCCCCAATGGCGCTTGACGGCAAAGAACCCATTGGTTCAATGGGATCGGATGTCCCGCTGGCTGTGTTGAGCGATCAACCGCAACATCTCTCCTACTACTTCAAACAACTTTTTGCACAGGTAACAAATCCGCCCATCGATCCCATTCGCGAACGCATGGTGATGTCGCTGGCAACTTTTGTTGGCAACAACGGAAACTTGTTGGTGGAAGAGCCACTTGCCTGTCACAGCGTGGCCTTGAAACATCCCGTTTTAAGCAACTACGAGTTGGAAAAAATCCGCAGCATTGATACGGGTATTTTTCATGCAAAAACTTTGCAAACTTACTTTAAAGCCGATGGCAAGCCGGGTTCAATGAAGCGTGGCCTGGAACGTCTTTGTCGCTACGCAACCGACGCCGTAGACGATGGCTTTGAGGTCTTGATTTTATCCGACCGTGCCATTGACTCCGAACATGCACCGATTCCTTCGTTATTGGCGACGGCTGCTGTCCATCATCATCTTATTCGCAAAGGCAAGCGTGGACAGGTCGGCATTGTGGTAGAAGCCGGCGACGTATGGGAAGTGCATCACTTCGCTTGTTTGATTGGCTTTGGTGCAACGGCCATCAATCCTTATCTCGCTTTATCAACGTTAAAAGATTTAAAGGTTACGCACCGTGAACTGCCCACGGAAGAAGGCCTGAAAAAGAACTACATCAAGGCAGTGAACGATGGCTTGCTAAAAGTATTTTCCAAAATGGGCATCTCGACCTTGCAATCATATCAAGGCGCCCAAATTTTTGAAATCATCGGCATCAACAAGGCCGTTGTTGACACGTATTTCACCGGTGCCATTTCCCGCATCGAAGGAATGGGTCTGGATGAAATTGCAAAAGAAGCGTTGGCCAAACACAGCTTTGCTTTCAGCAAGCAAAACCTGCCGTTTGAAAGCTTGCCGGTTGGCGGTGTTTATCAATGGAAGCGTCGCGGCGAAGCACACTTGTTTAATCCGCAAACGATTCATTTGTTGCAGTACGCAACAAAGATGAATGACTATGCTACGTTCAAGAAATACACAAAGCTGGTGAACGAGCAGGATGAAAAAGCTGTAACGCTGCGCAGCTTGCTGCAGTTCAAAAAGAATCGTCCTTCCATTTCCGTTGACGAAGTGGAAAGCGTTGAAAGCATTCTCAAACGTTTTGCGACGGGTGCCATGAGTTTTGGTTCCATTTCGCACGAAGCGCATTCCACGCTGGCAATTGCGATGAACCGCATCGGTGCAAAAAGCAATACCGGCGAAGGCGGCGAAGACGAAATGCGTTACGAAGCATTGCCCAACGGCGACAGCATGCGTTCAGCCATCAAGCAAGTTGCATCGGCACGTTTTGGTGTAACAAGCCATTATCTCACCATGGCCGACGAACTCCAAATCAAAATGGCCCAAGGCGCAAAGCCCGGTGAAGGCGGTCAATTGCCCGGTCATAAAGTGGACGAGTGGATTGGCAAGGTGCGACATTCAACGCCGGGTGTTGGTTTGATTTCACCACCGCCGCATCACGACATTTATTCCATTGAAGATTTAGCGCAATTAATATTTGATCTAAAGAATTCAAACCGTGCGGCACGCATCAGTGTAAAGCTGGTTTCGAAGGCCGGTGTGGGAACTATTGCAGCAGGCGTTGCAAAAGCAAAAGCGGATGTGATCCTGATTGCAGGACATGATGGCGGCACAGGCGCATCGCCGCAAAGTTCAATTCGTCACGCAGGATTGCCGTGGGAATTGGGCCTTGCCGAAACGCATCAAACACTTGTGAAGAATCGTTTGCGCAGCCGCGTGGTTGTGCAAACCGACGGACAATTAAGAACCGGTAGAGACATCGCCATTGCAACCTTGTTGGGCGCTGAAGAATGGGGCATTGCAACGGCGGCTTTGGTTGTAGAAGGTTGCATCATGATGCGCAAGTGTCACGAGAATACTTGTCCTGTGGGCATAGCCACGCAAAATCCTGAGTTGCGTGCACGCTTCACCGGCGATGCCGACCATGTGGTGAATTATTTCAAAATGGTTGTGCAAGATCTGCGTGAGATCATGGCTGATTTAGGATTCAGAACCGTTAATGAAATGGTTGGACAGGTTGACTGCCTCGCCGTAAAAGATGACATCAAACATTGGAAATACAGCAAGCTTGACCTCTCTCCTGTTTTGTACAAAGAACCTACTTCGTTGTATACCGGTTTGTACAAACAAGAAGAGCAAGACATGGAATTGCAAAAGGTTTTAGATTGGCAACTGCTCGAAGCGGCAAAGCCTGCACTGGAAGACGTGCAACCGGTTTATGCTTCCTTCCCTATCGTGAATACCGACCGTGCAGTAGGAACAATCTTATCGAACGAAATTTCAAAGAAATACGGTTCGGTGGGATTGCCCAACGACACCATTCATTTTAAGTTTTACGGCACGGCCGGACAAAGTTTTGCGGCCTTTAACACAAAAGGTGTAACGCTTGAACTGGAAGGCGATGCCAATGATTATTTCGGCAAAGGCTTGTCGGGTGCCAGGCTGGTTATTTATCCTTCTGCGCAAGCATGGTTTGTGCCGGAAGAAAACATCATCATCGGCAACGTGGCGTTTTATGGTGCAACTTCTGGCGAAGCTTACATCCGCGGTAAAGCCGGTGAACGTTTTTGCGTACGTAACTCCGGTGTTCACGCTGTAGTGGAAGGCGTTGGCGATCACGGTTGCGAATACATGACCGGTGGACGTGTAGTTGTCTTAGGTGATACCGGAAGAAACTTTGCAGCGGGCATGAGCGGCGGCATTGCCTACGTGTACGACGTAAAAGGAACCTTCGCGCAATTGTGCAATACCGAGATGGTGGACCTTGACCCGGTTGATAGCGGCAGCACAGAAGAATTGCGCAGCATGATTGAAGCGCATTACAACAACACCGGAAGCACCGTTGCGAAATTCATTCTTGATGATTTTGATGCGCAGTTGAAAAACTTCATCAAAGTATTTCCAAGAGATTACAAACGTGTGTTGCAGGCAAGAAATGTTGTGTCAGCCGTACAAGTAAACAAATAGGTTCTATTGATTCAAGGGCGATCTTTCAATTGCTTGTTTTTTCGATTGCTTGCTTTATAAATTGATTGTTCAACCGCGAAAGTCAATAACACAGTGTTCAATAGCGTGATGAACGATGAACGGAGTCTTTCGGCAGGCTCAAGATAAACTCTGCAAGTGTCGCTAAATAGTAGCAACACAGCCGACGAAACAAAAAGAACAAACTACAAACCATAAACGATTTTCATGGGTAAGGTTACAGGTTTCCTTGAGTTCACAAGAGAGCAACCAGCCAAGCGTCCGGTAGGCGAACGTGTGCATGACTACAAAGAATTTGTGGAGCGCTATGGTGATGAGGAATTGAATCATCAAGCCGCCCGTTGCATGGATTGTGGCGTACCGTTTTGCCACAACGGTTGTCCTCTCGGAAACATCATTCCCGAATTCAACGATGCGGTGTACCGGCAAGAGTGGGAAGAAGCGTACCAGATACTTTCTTCTACCAACAACTTCCCGGAATTCACCGGTCGGATTTGTCCGGCGCCCTGCGAAAGTGCCTGTGTACTCGGCATCAATCAACCGCCGGTGACCATTGAAGAAATTGAAAAGCACATCATTGAAATCGCTTTTGATAAAGGCTTTGTAAAACCGCACAAACCGGCCTACCGCACGGGGAAGAAAGTAGCCGTCGTTGGTTCCGGGCCAGCAGGTTTAGCAGCGGCTGCGCAACTCAATTATGCGGGACATTCCGTTACGGTTTTTGAACGCGACGCGAAACCCGGTGGTTTGTTGCGCTACGGCATTCCCGATTTCAAATTGGAGAAATGGGTTATCGAACGCCGCATTGCACTAATGGAAGAAGAAGGCGTTGTTTTTAAGTGCAACGCAAATGTTGGAAAAAATATTTCCATCAATGACGTTCTGCGTGAGTTCAATGTGATTGTGTTGGCAGGTGGTTCTACCATTCCGCGTAACCTGAACATTCCCGGTCGAGAATTGAAAGGCGTTCATTTTGCAATGGAGTTTTTAACGCAGCAGAATCGCAGAGTAAGCAACGAAACATTTACCGAAGAAGACATTTTTGCGACGAATAAAAACGTTGTGGTAATTGGCGGCGGAGACACGGGTAGTGATTGCGTGGGTACTTCAAATCGTCACGGCGCAAAAAGCATCACGCAATTTGAATTGTTGCCTCGTCCGCCGAAAGAAAGAACACAGCACATGCCCTGGCCAACATACCCGATGTTGGAGAAGTTTACTTCTTCGCACGAGGAAGGCGCACACCGTCATTGGGCTATCGCAACAAAAGAATTTTTAGGCGATGCAAATGGAAATCTTCGTGCCTTGAAAGTGGTAGATCTTGAATGGAAAACAACACCGGATGGAAGAACCGCTCAATTCATTGAAGTCGCCGGAAGCGAAAGAGAATTGCCTTGCGAATTGGCTTTACTTGCAATGGGCTTTTTGCATCCGCAACACGAAGGCTTACTTGATGAAATAAGCATTGAACGAGACGAAAGAGGTAATGTGAAAGCTTCGGAAACAAAATACCAAAGCAGCATCGCCAAAATTTTTGCGGCAGGTGATATGCGCCGCGGGCAATCGCTTGTGGTATGGGCCATCAGCGAAGGAAGAGAATGCGCAGTGAAAGTGGATGAGTTTTTAAAAGGCGCCACATCTCTCGAAGCCAAAGACCAGAGTTTGTTGGCAAGACAAGTTCAATACGTTTAAGGCGGCCCATCCCGACCTTCCCGGTGGGAAGGCCATCTGCGCACTGACCTTGCTTTTCAGAATCATTGCATTTTGTTTAGTTACTCTCAAAGCATAGCGCTTGTTGTCTATTTTAGAGGCTTCACACTCTTCCCACCGGGAGAGGCTTTAGCACCAACATACTGCTTCGGAAAAGGTTGACGGGATGGGCCATTACACCGAGTTTCTTCCCGCGTTGATAATGCCGAACGACGTTCGTATCACCAACTTCTCCAAAGTCTCTTTTTGTTCGGCTTTCAAATTTTGCCCGTTACGCAAACAGATCAATGCATACTGTTGAATGGTTGTAAGCGGCAGCACAATGCGTTCGCGCATTTGAATGGAGAGATTGTCAACGGGATAATTCTCCATTAATTCGCTGGCTCCCGTAAGCTTTTGCAAATACTTTTTTGTGCGTTCGTATTCTTCCACAATCAAGGTCCACAACTGCCCGAATTTTTCATCGTTCGCCAGGTAAGCCGTCAGCGGGAAATAACTTTTCTTCATCGCCATTTCGCAGTTGTCAACCAGCGTGCGGAAATAAGCAGAACGGTCGTAAATGTGTTTTATCTCCGCAAACTTTCCTTCCTTGTCTAACGTTTCCAGCGCCGTTCCCAAGCCGTAATAACCCGGCACGTTTTGCTTTATCTGGCTCCACGCTCCCACAAAAGGAATGGCCCGCAAATCGTTTAACGACAAACGCTTTGCACCGCCGCGCTTTGATGGCCGGCTGCTGATGTTCGTCTCGCTGTAATATTTGAGCGGACTGACTTCGGTGAGGTAATCCAAAAAATCGGGATGTTCTTTCAGGTTTTTGTAGGCTTCGTAACTCACGCTGGCCAGCTCCTGCAACGTCTCGGTTTGCGAAGGCTGAAGAAATTTATCGCTCTCGGAAAAAATATCGTTCACAATGCCTGCGTTTAGCAACTGCTCGATGTTGTATTGCGCCGCGCTGATGATGCCGAAGTTGGAGCTCACTGTTTGGCCCTGTATCGTCAACTGAATTTCGTCGGTGGAAATGTTGCGGCCCATGGAAGAATAAAATTTGTGCGTTTTGCCGCCGCCTCTTGCGGGCGGGCCGCCGCGGCCGTCGAAAAAAACAACGCTTACACCGTGGTCGCGGGAGATGCGGGTGAGTTCTGCCTTTGCCTGGTAAATGCTCCAGTTAGCCATCAGGTAACCGCCGTCTTTGGTACCGTCGGAGAAACCTACCATGATGACTTGCTTCATGCCACGGCGCTTCAGGTGTTCTGCGTAGAAGTGATTTGTGTAGAGAGAAGCCATTACACCGGCCGCATTGCGCAAATCATCCACGGTTTCAAATAGGGGAACGATGTCGATGTGAACGTCCTCTTTTTTCCAACCGCGCAACAAAAAGAGCGCATACACTTCCAGCACGTTTAAGGCCGTTTGACTGTGACTGATGATGTAGCGATGGCAGCCCTGCTCACCGTTGATTGTTTGTATTTCTTTGATGACGTCAATGGAAAGAAGCGTGTCTTTTGTAATGCCCTCAAATAAGGCCGGGTCCACGTTGGCCTGAAGATTTTCAATGAGGCCAATTTTTTCTTCTTCAGGCAGGCTTGCGTAATTTTTTAACGCATCTGTTTTTTCAGATACTTCGAGCATCACCGCATCGTGCACACTGCTGTCCTGCCGGATGTCAAGCGTGGCAAAGTGAACGCCGAACACCTGCACTTTGTTAATTAAACTTTCTACCTGCGAAAGAAAAAGGCCATTGTGTTCGTACACCAATATTTCACGAATCTTCAACAAGGGCTGAAGGATGTCCTGCTTTGTAAAATCTTTTCCCGCTGACTGTAAATAATTGTATTGATACAACAAACTTTCCAGTCCGGCAAGAATGGTGTCAACGCCTTTAAACGTCAGTCTTCGTTTCAACCGGCGCACTTCGTAATAATAACTGCGGATGATGGCTGCATGCAAAGCCTGCGCAACCTTGCGGGTAGTGTCCACCGTTACGTTTGGATTGCCGTCTCTGTCGCCGCCGGGCCAAAAACCCATTTTGATCACGGGATTCTTTTCAAAATCTATGTGCGGGAAAGCCGTCTTCACTTCTACCAACACACGGCCAATGGCGTAATAAAAAACGTTTTCCAAATACCAGATCAAACTCACGGCTTCATCGTAAGGCGTGGGCTTTTGTTTTTTGAACAGCGGTGTCTTACCCAACTGCTGTAAATACGTTTGAATGAGAACGGCATCGTTTTCTTTCAACGCCTTTGAAAGGTCGTGAATGATGCCCAAGACCGAACCCGGATAAAACTGTGTCGGGTGCGCCGTCAGCACGATGGAAACCGCAAAATTTTGCAGCTTCCTGGCCAAGGCTTCTTCTTTGTCTTCCTGCACAATTCTTGTTTGCAATTGCTTCAGCGTACCGGTACCGCCAAGGTCGTTTACGTCTTCAAAGGCCGCGTCTTCCACGGCATCAAACAATACCACCTGACGTTCGGCGTATTGCACAAAGCGAAAAAGAAAATCCATTTGTTCGTGCGGGTCTTTCGAGAAGGTGTATTTCTCAAAAAATGTTTCTACAATCTGCGAAGGGCTTAACCGCTTTTTATAACTCTCTTCGCAATGGTTCAAAAAAAGCGAAAGCAGAATGCCCGTTTTTTCGATGCGGTGAAACGGAAGCGAGGTAAACAAACTGTTGTACAACTGAAACTTTGTGCCGACGGTCATTTTAAAATTCTCAAGCCGGCGAAGAGCGAGTGGATCCATGCGAACAAATTTACTTCACGACAGAACGGAAATTGTAATTCGTGCATCATATTTCGTCTCGGATATAATATGACTTTGTCGTCGTGTGAAGGCGTGCAAC
Coding sequences within:
- a CDS encoding phosphoenolpyruvate carboxylase, translated to MDPLALRRLENFKMTVGTKFQLYNSLFTSLPFHRIEKTGILLSLFLNHCEESYKKRLSPSQIVETFFEKYTFSKDPHEQMDFLFRFVQYAERQVVLFDAVEDAAFEDVNDLGGTGTLKQLQTRIVQEDKEEALARKLQNFAVSIVLTAHPTQFYPGSVLGIIHDLSKALKENDAVLIQTYLQQLGKTPLFKKQKPTPYDEAVSLIWYLENVFYYAIGRVLVEVKTAFPHIDFEKNPVIKMGFWPGGDRDGNPNVTVDTTRKVAQALHAAIIRSYYYEVRRLKRRLTFKGVDTILAGLESLLYQYNYLQSAGKDFTKQDILQPLLKIREILVYEHNGLFLSQVESLINKVQVFGVHFATLDIRQDSSVHDAVMLEVSEKTDALKNYASLPEEEKIGLIENLQANVDPALFEGITKDTLLSIDVIKEIQTINGEQGCHRYIISHSQTALNVLEVYALFLLRGWKKEDVHIDIVPLFETVDDLRNAAGVMASLYTNHFYAEHLKRRGMKQVIMVGFSDGTKDGGYLMANWSIYQAKAELTRISRDHGVSVVFFDGRGGPPARGGGKTHKFYSSMGRNISTDEIQLTIQGQTVSSNFGIISAAQYNIEQLLNAGIVNDIFSESDKFLQPSQTETLQELASVSYEAYKNLKEHPDFLDYLTEVSPLKYYSETNISSRPSKRGGAKRLSLNDLRAIPFVGAWSQIKQNVPGYYGLGTALETLDKEGKFAEIKHIYDRSAYFRTLVDNCEMAMKKSYFPLTAYLANDEKFGQLWTLIVEEYERTKKYLQKLTGASELMENYPVDNLSIQMRERIVLPLTTIQQYALICLRNGQNLKAEQKETLEKLVIRTSFGIINAGRNSV